The sequence TTATCAACAACCGGCGGCTTTTTAAAAGCTGGCAATACTACCTTTATTATTGGGATCGAAGAAGAGCGTGTGGATGAAGTCTTGGACCGGATTCGCGATAACTGCCAATCGCGGGAACAATTTATGACACCCCCAGTTAGTTTAGACGTTTCAATGGAAACCAATATGCCTTATCCAGTTGAAGTTCAAGTAGGCGGAGCGACAGTATTCGTCTTGCCAATTGATCAATTCGAGCAATTCTAAGATCAGGTTGTGATGAAAATAGAAGAGAAATTAAAATGGATTCAACCAATCGTTTTTAAACAAATGCAGCAAACAGTTAAACAAAACCAATTGGCTCACGCGTATCTTTTTGAAGGAGTGTCCGGAACGGGCAAAAAAGATTTGGCTCTGTGGTTAGCAGCGTCGCTTTTTTGTCAGAATCCGCATGACCATCTGCCTTGTGAAGAGTGTTCCACTTGTGTACGGGTTTTACAACACCAGCACCCCGATGTGATTGAAATCGCACCGGATGGACTTTCCATCAAAGTAGAACAAGTTCGTGATTTAAAAGCTGAATTCTCAAAAAGCGGTGTGGAAGGAAAGCAAAAAGTCTTTATTGTAGAAGACGTTGAGAAAATGACGATCGGAGCAGCAAACAGCCTCTTAAAATTCTTGGAAGAGCCTGATGGAAAAGTCGTGGCTTTTTTATTAACAACCGCCAAACAACGCCTCCTGCCGACGATTTTGTCGCGGTGTCAGCTGATTCACTTCCAACCCCTTTCTAAAAAGCGCTTATTAGCAGAATTAGAAAAAAAAGAACTGCCGGTGAGCCAAGCTTCGCTTTTAGTTCATCTTACGAATAGTTTAGAAACAGCAATCGAAATGAGTCAAGATGAGTGGTTTAATGAAGCGAGAAAAATCATTTGGAAATGGTTTGTTCTGGTTTCGAAAAAAGAACAACAAGGTTTTGTGTTCGTACAGACAGATATCATGCCTCATTTTAAAGACCGAGAGCACTATTTGTTGGTGGTTGATTTGCTATTGCTGGCTTATCGTGATGCACTGATGCTTAATTATGAAGCAGTTGACATTTTGGCTTACCCGCAACATCAAGAAATTTTAAAAGAGACAGCTGGTCGTTTTAATGGAGCACATTTAACGGAAGCATTGGAAACTATTTTACTGAGCAGAAAAAAATTAGAAAGCAACGTCAATGCACAAGGTGTTTTTGAACAGCTGTCTTTATTGCTGATATAAAGTTTTTGAATAACTAAGACAACCAAACTAGGCGAAGATCATAGTAAAGAATGGGTGAAAAAGGAATGGATAAAAAAACTTTATATGATAGCTTTACGAAGTTAGAGCAAGATACAGATGCGACTTTGCATCAAATATCTGATTTGAAACGTGAAGTCGAAGCGCTCGTTGAAGAAAATGCCACTCTTCGAATTGAAAACCAGCATTTAAGAGATCGGTTAAGCGACCTTGAAAAGCAGCAGCGTCCAAACGAAGAAGTTGTGGAACCCGAAATGAGTAAGTCACGTTTGAACCTTGAGAAGTTATACGAAGATGGTTTCCATGTTTGTAACGTCTTTTATGGATCACGTCGGGTGAATGATGAACCCTGTGCATTCTGTTTAGATGTCATTTACGGGGATCGAAGATAACATTGAAATGAAACGAGAGCAACAGAAATTGAAACGTTTCTGCTTCAAAGGTGATTTCGATTAGTCCTATCGAAGTCATCTTTTTCAATCTGTCCACTTTTGTAAAGCAATTAAGCTATTTTCCTTGACAACAGTTAGACTTCGTCGCATATTAGAGAAGTTGCTGTTGAGCGGCAAGTTCAGGGCTTCATTGTTTAGCTATTCAACAGTTTTCAAATTTATTTAAAAAAAGAGTTAAAGGAAGGGTTATATGAACTTTAAGGCAATCGTTAAGTTGGCACAATTGTATTCCACTACTGCCAGTATTTTTCCAGTTTTAGTCGGACTTTTATACAGTTGGTATCATTATCAAGAATTAAATATATTAAATTCGTTTGTTTTATTTATCGCAGTGGTTTTATTTCATGCGGCAGTTAATACTCGAGACGAATACTTAGACTATGAGATAGCCAGCAATAAAAAAGACCTAAGTGCACAAGAAATGACGATCGGTAAGGAAAATCTTTCTATGCCAGCGGTCAAAAAAGTTTACTCGATTACAGGAATCATCTCAGCTTTATTAGGAATCTACTTAGTGACTCAAACCAGTATGGCTTTGCTTTATATGGGACTTATTTGCTTTTTAATTGGAATTTTGTATACTGCTGGTCCACGTCCTATTTCAAGCACACCATTTGGAGAAGCTTTTTCAGGCATTGCTATGGGCTTTGGAATTTACTTTATTACCGTTTTTGTCAATGCTTTTAATGTTATGGCACTTGATGGTCCAACGCTGGGGAAAATTTTCTTAGCCTCTTTGCCAACCGTCATCGTTGTGACGAACATTATGTTAGCGAATAATATTTGCGATTTGGAAGAAGATATTGAAGACAATCGCTTTACCTTACCGTACTATATTGGAAAACCAAAATCGTTAGTTTTGTTCAAATGGCTTTATATTTTAGCATACGTTTCATTGATCGTTTCAGTTTTCATCGGTGTTTATCCAAAAATGGTTCTGTTAGCTTTGCTATCGATTCCATTAGAGAAAAAGAATACCGATAAGTTTTTGGCTGTTCAAGTGAAGTCTCAAACATTTATGTACGCTGTCCAAAATTCAGCCATTATCCCGATTTTTCTGATCGTTACATTTGGATTGGGAATTTTATTGAATTTTTAAACGATTAAAACCGTTAAACTTGTTGAAATGAATGAATCAAATTATATATCTTTAAAGGGGGTGAGGCTTTTATCTCACCTCCTTTTTGTTTAAGATGATTCTTCCTCAAGAGTGTATTATTAGAATTTCACTTCGTTGAGTGGTATATTGGATTTATAACGATACTGCAAAAAAACAAAGGTGGGATTTAAGATGCATGAACTAAACAAAATGTCTAACGTTGAATTAGAAGAGTTTTTAACGCGACAAAAAGAGACAACTAGTTTTACATTCACGATGACCAAAGCAGATGAAACAGAAGAGGAAATCGTTTTAAAAAACGAACCTAAAGCGTTTGAATTCCTTAAGGCGCATAAAGATGAAACGTTTGAATTAAAAGAAGCCAGTGAATTGATTTAAGCAGCTTATTGAGTTGAGTTCATCGTAAATAAAAGGATACATTTATACAGACAAAACGGTGAAAAGATGCACTTATCTTTTGGCCGTTTTTTTAAGCTATTCTATTAGCAGAAGAAAGGGAGGAAGGGAAAATATGAAAGCAGTCAGCATCAAACAGCCTGGCGAAGCCGAGCAAATGGAGATTCAAGAACGCGATAAGCCGATTCCAAAAGTAGGCGAATTGTTAGTAGAAGTACGCACAGCAGCGCTGAACCGAACGGATATAGTAACGCGTTCGAATCCGAATCTATCTGAACCGTATCCCATTCTGGGTGTTGAAATTGCTGGTGTGGTCGTCGAAAATCGCGGAAATGGTGAAAAGTATAAGACTGGAACCAGAGTAGCCGGTTTAGTCAATCAGGGCGGTTATGCAGAATACGCCATTTTGCCAGCAAATCGAGCGATCCTTTTACCAGAGAGTATGAGTTTTGAACAAGGAGCCGCTATTCCAGAAGTTTTTTTAACGGCTTATCAAACCTTATATTGGTTGGGAGAGTTAAAAACAGCTGAAACGGTTTTGATCCATGCAGGTGCCAGCGGTGTAGGAACAGCCGCTATTCAAATGGCAAAACACCTTACGCAAGCTCGTGTTATCGTAACGGCCGGATCAGCAGAAAAATTAGCAGTTTGCCAAACATTAGGAGCAGACAAAACGATCAATTACAAAGAGGAAAACTTTGCTGAAGAAGTGCTTGATTACACAGATCAAGCCGGCGTCGATGTGATTCTCGATTTTATCGGAGCTTCTTATTGGGAAAACAATCTGAAAAGCATCAAAAAAGACGGCCGCTGGGTATTGATTGGAACACTTGGCGGTGCGACAGTCAAAGAAGTAGACTTGTCAGCATTATTAGCCAAGCGAGTGACCTTAAAAGGCACCTTGTTAACACCACGCAGCGATGAGTATAAAGCAAAACTGACACAAGAATTTGTCAAGGTTGTCTTGCCATACTTTAAACGGGAGACTATTCATCCAATTATTGATACTACTTTCCAATTGGAAGAGGTCGTACAAGCTCATCAGTATATGGAAGACAATAAAAACATTGGGAAAATCATTTTGAAAGTTCGAGCTTGATCTTTCATTAAGCTAACTGAATACGAAGACAATAGGAGACTAAGAGCACTGCTTTTGGTCTTTTTTTTATGGTATAATGGGGAGCGAATTAACATTGAAGGAAGTGTCAGCAGAGTGGACCAATGGTTACAAGAAGACGAACGTATTGATTATTTATTAAGCCACCAATTAAAAATTATCCAGAGCCCGACCGTCTTTTCTTTTTCATTGGATGCAGTATTGCTAGGAGACTTTGCGCAAGTTCCCCGGCATGATCGGGCGACCATCGTGGATTTATGTGCGGGTAATGGGGTTGTAGGGTTGCTATTGAGCCAGAAGACGAAAAGCCCTATCATCGGTATCGAATTACAAAAACGACTGGCGGGAATGGCTGAGCGCAGCATCCAATTAAACGGTTTAGAAAACCAATTAACGATGATCCACGGCAACTTAAATCAAGCGACCAATTGGATCAAAAAAGATTCTGTCGATGTGGTGACGTGTAATCCGCCTTATTTTATCAATAAAGGTACCAGCGTTAAAAATCCTAATTCACATTTAGCGATCGCACGGCATGAATTGCATACGAATTTAGATGAAGTCATGAAAGAGACCAGCGGGTTGCTGAAAATGAACGGCAAAGCGTATTTCGTTCACCGTCCAGATCGGCTGATCGAAATTTTGGCCACGATGAAGAAGCACCGCTTGGCTCCTAAAAAAATGCGGTTGGTTTACCCAAAAGTCGGAAAAGAAGCGAACACGCTATTGATCGAAGGCATTAAAGATGGCAAAGACACCGGTTTTCGAGTCTTGCCGCCGCTTTTTGTCTATGGCGAGGATAACCGCTATTTGCCTGAAGTAAGTGAGATGCTCTATGGCAAAAACGATTAGTTATTTTTATGTGCTGTATTGCCGTGACGGCAGTTTTTACGGTGGTTACACAACAGATTTGACCCGCCGAGAACAAGAACACAATGAGGGTGTTGGCGCAAAGTACACCAGACCAGCTGGACGCCGCCCAGTTAAACTGATTTATGCGGAAGCATTTAATACACGCAGCGAAGCCACTAAAGCAGAGTACGCCTTTAAAAAACAAACGCGCCAAAAAAAAGAGCGGTTTTTAGGGACACAAGGGGTTCAGTTCCCCATCGATGAAAACCAACCGCGTATCGTAAATAGCGAACAGTTATCAGCAGAGGAGGAGAAAGAAAATGCAGAGTCAAAAGAGCTTTGAAAAAGAAAGCAGAGGCATGTTGTATCTCGTGCCAACTCCTATTGGAAATTTGGAAGACATGACGATTCGCGGCATTCGGATACTGAAAGAAGTTGACCTCATTGCTTCTGAAGATACCCGGAATACCCAGAAATTATTAAATCATTTTGAAATCAAAACTTCGCAAATCAGTTTTCATGAACACAATACTCAAGAACGTATCGTGCAGCTCCTCGAAAAAATGCATGAAGGATCGACGATTGCGCAAGTCAGTGATGCAGGGATGCCTTCCATTAGCGATCCAGGCCACGAATTAGTGGTAGCTTGTATTGAAGCCGGGATACCCGTTGTTCCATTACCCGGTGCAAATGCTGGGCTAACTGCTTTGATCGCTTCAGGAATTGCTCCGCAGCCCTTTTATTTCTATGGTTTTTTGCCGCGCAAGAAAAAAGAACAACTCCAAGAGTTGGAAGAATTAAATCATCGGCCAGAGACCTTGATTTTATATGAATCGCCTCACCGCTTAAAAGAAGTGTTAAAAAATATGGTGACGGTCTTTGGAGCCGAACGGAGAATCGTTTGCTGCCGTGAATTAACCAAACGTTATGAAGAATTTATTCGCGGTACGATAGCGGAAGCTTTGGAATGGGCAAACACTTCAGAAGTACGCGGTGAATTTTGTTTGATCATCGAAGGCAACAGCGAAGCTTCTTTAATCGCAGAAGCTGATACCTCATGGAGCTCAATGACTCTTTCAGAGCATGTCG is a genomic window of Carnobacterium sp. CP1 containing:
- a CDS encoding cyclic-di-AMP receptor; the protein is MKLILAIVQDKDSNRLSNEFVDAGIRATKLSTTGGFLKAGNTTFIIGIEEERVDEVLDRIRDNCQSREQFMTPPVSLDVSMETNMPYPVEVQVGGATVFVLPIDQFEQF
- the holB gene encoding DNA polymerase III subunit delta', with translation MKIEEKLKWIQPIVFKQMQQTVKQNQLAHAYLFEGVSGTGKKDLALWLAASLFCQNPHDHLPCEECSTCVRVLQHQHPDVIEIAPDGLSIKVEQVRDLKAEFSKSGVEGKQKVFIVEDVEKMTIGAANSLLKFLEEPDGKVVAFLLTTAKQRLLPTILSRCQLIHFQPLSKKRLLAELEKKELPVSQASLLVHLTNSLETAIEMSQDEWFNEARKIIWKWFVLVSKKEQQGFVFVQTDIMPHFKDREHYLLVVDLLLLAYRDALMLNYEAVDILAYPQHQEILKETAGRFNGAHLTEALETILLSRKKLESNVNAQGVFEQLSLLLI
- a CDS encoding DNA replication initiation control protein YabA → MDKKTLYDSFTKLEQDTDATLHQISDLKREVEALVEENATLRIENQHLRDRLSDLEKQQRPNEEVVEPEMSKSRLNLEKLYEDGFHVCNVFYGSRRVNDEPCAFCLDVIYGDRR
- a CDS encoding 1,4-dihydroxy-2-naphthoate polyprenyltransferase yields the protein MNFKAIVKLAQLYSTTASIFPVLVGLLYSWYHYQELNILNSFVLFIAVVLFHAAVNTRDEYLDYEIASNKKDLSAQEMTIGKENLSMPAVKKVYSITGIISALLGIYLVTQTSMALLYMGLICFLIGILYTAGPRPISSTPFGEAFSGIAMGFGIYFITVFVNAFNVMALDGPTLGKIFLASLPTVIVVTNIMLANNICDLEEDIEDNRFTLPYYIGKPKSLVLFKWLYILAYVSLIVSVFIGVYPKMVLLALLSIPLEKKNTDKFLAVQVKSQTFMYAVQNSAIIPIFLIVTFGLGILLNF
- a CDS encoding NAD(P)H-quinone oxidoreductase — encoded protein: MKAVSIKQPGEAEQMEIQERDKPIPKVGELLVEVRTAALNRTDIVTRSNPNLSEPYPILGVEIAGVVVENRGNGEKYKTGTRVAGLVNQGGYAEYAILPANRAILLPESMSFEQGAAIPEVFLTAYQTLYWLGELKTAETVLIHAGASGVGTAAIQMAKHLTQARVIVTAGSAEKLAVCQTLGADKTINYKEENFAEEVLDYTDQAGVDVILDFIGASYWENNLKSIKKDGRWVLIGTLGGATVKEVDLSALLAKRVTLKGTLLTPRSDEYKAKLTQEFVKVVLPYFKRETIHPIIDTTFQLEEVVQAHQYMEDNKNIGKIILKVRA
- a CDS encoding tRNA1(Val) (adenine(37)-N6)-methyltransferase; this translates as MDQWLQEDERIDYLLSHQLKIIQSPTVFSFSLDAVLLGDFAQVPRHDRATIVDLCAGNGVVGLLLSQKTKSPIIGIELQKRLAGMAERSIQLNGLENQLTMIHGNLNQATNWIKKDSVDVVTCNPPYFINKGTSVKNPNSHLAIARHELHTNLDEVMKETSGLLKMNGKAYFVHRPDRLIEILATMKKHRLAPKKMRLVYPKVGKEANTLLIEGIKDGKDTGFRVLPPLFVYGEDNRYLPEVSEMLYGKND
- a CDS encoding GIY-YIG nuclease family protein, with amino-acid sequence MAKTISYFYVLYCRDGSFYGGYTTDLTRREQEHNEGVGAKYTRPAGRRPVKLIYAEAFNTRSEATKAEYAFKKQTRQKKERFLGTQGVQFPIDENQPRIVNSEQLSAEEEKENAESKEL
- the rsmI gene encoding 16S rRNA (cytidine(1402)-2'-O)-methyltransferase; translated protein: MQSQKSFEKESRGMLYLVPTPIGNLEDMTIRGIRILKEVDLIASEDTRNTQKLLNHFEIKTSQISFHEHNTQERIVQLLEKMHEGSTIAQVSDAGMPSISDPGHELVVACIEAGIPVVPLPGANAGLTALIASGIAPQPFYFYGFLPRKKKEQLQELEELNHRPETLILYESPHRLKEVLKNMVTVFGAERRIVCCRELTKRYEEFIRGTIAEALEWANTSEVRGEFCLIIEGNSEASLIAEADTSWSSMTLSEHVGAVIDEQALTSKEAIKEVAKLRGIKKQDVYAAYHEL